The sequence CTCAATTACTTCAAAACCCAACACAGATGGGTCTTTTTGGGACGGTAAGAGCTCTATAACCGCCATTGTTCTTTGATCCAAGGCAACTCTGGCACCAGGCTTTAGCTTCTCCCTTTCTATCCACGGTGCAATCCTCACAACGAATCTTGGACCATTGTAGTTTTGAACAATAGCCCTGTCTTCATCCAAAAGCTCAATTAAAGTACCAGCAAAGGCTGGAGGTTGCCTCAGTCTGGACATCTCCATCCTTAAGCGTGAAAGCTCCCTCTCAAGTCTCTCCTTATCAGCCTCAAGCGTTCTCACTTGGAGTTCAAGCTGTCTTATTCTACGCTTGAGATAGTAAACGTAATCGTCATACCCCTCTTCGTGCTTCACGTTGACATCTTCAACATCGCTCATAATCTAAACCCTCCTGTATATAACTATGAAGAAGAACCTTATTAACTTACCCATACACTCTCCCTGTGAGTAGGAATTCTAGAGAGCTTATAAACTTTTGGTTTATGAATGCCCTTTCAAAAAACGTGAAACCTCCTCTATAGACAAACCGCCCATTTTGACCTTGATTTTGGTCGATCACATATTAAAACGGAAAACTTCACCTTCGGATTGTTCGAAAGGTTTAAGTAATCTTTTGTTATTATTTGTACTCGGACGTTTAGGGAGGTGGTATGATGGTGAAGGTAAGGTTTCTAGGGCATGCCGCATTTGAAATAGAAGGAGAAGGAAAAAGAATACTAATAGACCCATTTTTGACCGGGAACCCAAATGCAGCAGCAAAACCTGAGGACTTTGATAAGGTTGACCTGATTCTTGTAACCCATGCACACGGAGATCACGTTGGTGATGCAGTAAAAATTGCCCAAAAAACTGGGGCAAAGATAGTAGCAATGTACGACATAGCCAACTATCTTGTAGAAAACAACAAGGGCATAACAACAATAGGAATGAACTACGGCCCAACTGAGGTTGAAGGGATCAAAATAATCCAAGTTCCGGCATGGCATTCAAGCAGCGACGGAAAATACAGCATTGGAAACGCCTGCGGATACATCATAGAACTTGAAAGAAAGAAAATCTACCACGCTGGAGACACCTACGTTTTCAAGGACATGGAGCTCTTCGCTGAGCTTTATGGGATAGATCTTGCCTTGCTTCCAATAGGGGGACACTTCACGATGGGACCCAAAGAGGCGGCAAAGGCCGTTGAACTCCTCAAGCCGAAATACGTTATACCAATGCACTATGGAACTTTCCCACCAATAGCCAGGGATCCAGAAGAATTTAAAGAGCTTGTTGGGGACAAAGCAGAGGTCATTATACTAAAACCAGGAGAAGTCTTTGAGCTTTGAAAAACCTTTTAAACTTTCTTTTTTAGCTTCAATGTGGTGAGTGTATTGAGGACTAAGTATATCGCATTAACAATCATTGCGGCCTTAATACTTGCCTCTTTCATAGCCATCCCGATTTATGCTCAGCAGGAAGAGAATAGACCTGAGTACGACCTAATAATAGTTAGAAACGATGACCTCATAGATTATATTACCGTTCAGCCCTATGCTAGACTTCTTAATATTCCTGTTCTTCCCGTTAATCCCCAAAAGCTGGATGAAAAGACATGGGCTCAGCTTTATTCATACATCCAGTTAGGGTGGAAAAAAGTCCTGATAGTTGGGAATTCAAACGCGGTTAGCAAGGAAGTTGAGGACGAGCTCCTTAAGATGGGGTACAGTGTTACGAGGATAGGAGGGGATGTAAGGACTGAAACAGCGGAAAAATTAGCTGTTCACTTTTACCCTCAAGGGTCAAAAGCGGTGGTTCTGGCTAGTGCTTTGGATTACGGGTCTGCCCTTGCTGCATCAAAGTTTGCAATGGAATATAATCTACCACTCCTACTAACTTTAGAAAACGATCTC comes from Thermococcus alcaliphilus and encodes:
- a CDS encoding metal-dependent hydrolase, with the translated sequence MVKVRFLGHAAFEIEGEGKRILIDPFLTGNPNAAAKPEDFDKVDLILVTHAHGDHVGDAVKIAQKTGAKIVAMYDIANYLVENNKGITTIGMNYGPTEVEGIKIIQVPAWHSSSDGKYSIGNACGYIIELERKKIYHAGDTYVFKDMELFAELYGIDLALLPIGGHFTMGPKEAAKAVELLKPKYVIPMHYGTFPPIARDPEEFKELVGDKAEVIILKPGEVFEL
- a CDS encoding cell wall-binding repeat-containing protein, translated to MRTKYIALTIIAALILASFIAIPIYAQQEENRPEYDLIIVRNDDLIDYITVQPYARLLNIPVLPVNPQKLDEKTWAQLYSYIQLGWKKVLIVGNSNAVSKEVEDELLKMGYSVTRIGGDVRTETAEKLAVHFYPQGSKAVVLASALDYGSALAASKFAMEYNLPLLLTLENDLSEHAIAGLNHLKPNLVILVGTGLNETIEIKLKNMGYETYWLGKNVEKPPVSPPEKPSPYRYSLIGAILSLAIALPITLYWAKKKWYSHKIPVEVLTEKERIVVKALIEQGGKVKQEDLPELTGYSRPTVSRIIQELEKKQLVEREKIGKTFIVKLVKEIDLKE